One Paenibacillus sp. FSL H7-0737 DNA segment encodes these proteins:
- a CDS encoding S-layer homology domain-containing protein: MNKKQWISSILAAAVLSSPILMPTKGSAAASFIDIDGSYAKKAIVELFDQGIVTGVEESKFYPTSNITRQDFAIILAKTLKLDVSNPPALPTFLDVPASNYAYSYVEAAVKAGLIKGTGSNLFGTGQNLSRQDMVVMFVRALGVNPTGKAGTLQFADSSQIADYSKDFIAAAVEYGLITGYNNFFNPDAKVDRQAVALVASKFLKFKENGNTEQPSSTPTPQPGKEVVTVPTPVVGGSSSSQSGHSSNSDINAPMVDSTKFEAIDNYNGTQDQLRGLAGAIGEQGAAVQAYQWTDANENGEVDADELGTAIALGTSESDGSVSAANIGDLNAGTYRFVITAKDSSNNESAKDGAHAVTVTLSKNEVPDTTAPVVDAAKFEAIDNYNGTHDQLRGLAGAIGEQGAAVQAYLWTDANENGEVDADELGTAIALGTSESDGSVSAANIGDLNAGTYRFVITAKDSSNNESAKDGAHTVTVTLSKNEVPDTTAPVVDAAKFEAIDNYNGTQDQLRGLAGAIGEQGAAVQAYLWTDANENGEVDADELGTAIALGTSEADGSVSAANIGDLNAGTYHFVITAKDSANNESAKDAAHAVTIELINGVLITPTVTSSIYGFDGGISKTKQLVTGSTQRTIRFDFFSGETFTNAEVQVTIEGMTFTTNDYYNISGWLNLTSDQISNDGHTLTFTGSNRGVSDIAFQLENKKMPAPGTYLIKFKADADGPGTARSYSEEQVITLIILPPA, translated from the coding sequence GTGAACAAAAAGCAATGGATAAGCTCTATATTGGCTGCTGCTGTATTATCAAGCCCTATCCTTATGCCGACCAAAGGATCGGCTGCAGCTTCCTTTATTGATATTGATGGCTCATATGCAAAGAAAGCGATTGTTGAGCTATTCGATCAGGGGATAGTGACCGGTGTTGAAGAGAGTAAGTTCTATCCTACGTCGAATATTACACGGCAGGATTTTGCAATTATTTTAGCAAAAACATTGAAGCTGGATGTTTCGAACCCTCCTGCGCTGCCAACCTTTCTGGACGTTCCCGCAAGCAACTACGCATACAGCTATGTAGAGGCAGCTGTCAAAGCCGGATTGATCAAGGGTACAGGCAGTAATCTTTTCGGTACGGGGCAAAATTTATCACGTCAGGATATGGTCGTCATGTTCGTGAGAGCATTGGGGGTCAATCCTACGGGTAAAGCTGGAACTTTGCAATTTGCTGATAGTAGCCAAATTGCTGATTATTCCAAAGATTTTATAGCTGCCGCTGTAGAATATGGATTGATTACTGGATATAATAATTTTTTTAATCCTGATGCCAAAGTAGATCGTCAGGCTGTAGCTCTAGTAGCCTCCAAGTTTTTGAAGTTTAAGGAGAACGGGAATACTGAGCAGCCAAGCTCCACACCAACTCCTCAGCCGGGTAAAGAAGTGGTAACAGTACCTACTCCTGTTGTTGGAGGGTCCTCCTCTTCACAAAGTGGGCATAGCAGCAATTCAGATATCAATGCACCTATGGTTGATAGCACCAAGTTCGAGGCGATCGATAACTACAACGGGACTCAAGATCAGCTTCGCGGTTTAGCGGGAGCCATTGGCGAGCAAGGAGCAGCAGTACAAGCCTACCAGTGGACGGATGCGAATGAGAACGGTGAAGTAGATGCCGATGAATTAGGAACAGCCATCGCATTAGGCACCAGCGAATCAGACGGATCTGTGAGTGCGGCCAATATTGGTGATCTGAACGCAGGAACGTATCGTTTTGTGATTACCGCTAAGGATTCATCAAATAATGAATCGGCGAAGGATGGTGCACATGCCGTTACGGTGACCTTGAGCAAGAACGAAGTTCCGGATACGACTGCACCGGTAGTGGACGCAGCCAAGTTCGAGGCGATCGATAACTATAACGGGACACATGATCAGCTTCGCGGGTTAGCGGGAGCAATCGGCGAGCAAGGAGCAGCAGTACAAGCCTACCTGTGGACGGATGCGAATGAGAACGGTGAAGTAGATGCCGATGAATTAGGAACAGCCATCGCATTAGGCACCAGCGAATCAGACGGATCTGTGAGTGCGGCCAATATTGGTGATCTGAACGCAGGAACGTATCGTTTTGTGATTACCGCTAAGGATTCATCAAATAATGAATCGGCGAAGGATGGTGCACATACCGTTACGGTGACCTTGAGTAAGAACGAAGTTCCGGATACGACTGCACCGGTAGTGGACGCAGCCAAGTTCGAGGCGATCGATAACTATAACGGGACACAAGATCAGCTTCGCGGGTTAGCGGGAGCAATCGGCGAGCAAGGAGCAGCAGTACAAGCCTACCTGTGGACGGATGCGAATGAGAACGGTGAAGTAGATGCCGATGAATTAGGAACAGCCATCGCATTAGGCACCAGTGAAGCAGACGGATCTGTGAGTGCGGCCAATATTGGTGATCTGAACGCAGGAACGTATCATTTCGTGATCACCGCTAAGGATTCAGCCAATAATGAATCGGCGAAGGACGCTGCACATGCCGTTACGATTGAGCTTATTAATGGTGTTCTGATCACACCTACGGTTACTAGCTCGATATATGGCTTTGACGGAGGTATTTCAAAAACAAAACAGCTGGTAACTGGTTCTACGCAACGGACCATTCGCTTTGACTTTTTTTCCGGAGAAACCTTTACGAATGCTGAAGTTCAGGTAACGATAGAAGGCATGACCTTTACCACAAATGACTACTATAACATTAGTGGGTGGTTAAATCTTACGAGTGATCAAATTAGCAATGATGGGCATACGCTGACTTTCACAGGAAGCAACAGAGGTGTTTCGGATATCGCGTTTCAACTTGAAAATAAAAAGATGCCGGCCCCTGGGACCTACCTCATTAAGTTCAAAGCAGATGCGGATGGACCCGGAACAGCCAGATCTTATTCCGAAGAACAAGTCATTACCTTAATTATTTTGCCTCCGGCCTAA
- a CDS encoding carbohydrate ABC transporter permease: MMAYLIIMIFSLLCLFPFLLIISGSLTANESIIRDGFHLIPKVFSLEGYEMVFIFPTQLIKAYGVTIFVTVIGTLVGLFLITMAGYVLQRKDFKYRNHLSFFIYFTTLFGGGLVPWYIMLTTYFGLADTYAVLILPGLMTPFLIILMKNFIKSAIPEELFESAKIDGANDFRIYYSIVLKLAMPGIATVGLFLALTYWNDWFMSSLFINDVSMYQLQYYLYNTINTMMFVSQMATGTGVTLGRDIPTESTKMAMAIVVTGPIIFLYPFVQRYFVKGLTIGAVKG; encoded by the coding sequence TCTTTCCTTTCCTTCTGATCATTTCAGGCTCATTGACAGCCAATGAATCCATTATTCGCGACGGTTTTCACTTGATTCCTAAAGTGTTCTCGCTGGAAGGTTATGAAATGGTATTTATCTTTCCAACTCAGCTAATCAAGGCTTATGGTGTAACGATTTTTGTAACTGTGATTGGAACGTTGGTGGGATTGTTTCTTATTACGATGGCGGGTTACGTTCTGCAGAGGAAAGATTTCAAGTATCGCAATCATTTGTCCTTCTTCATTTATTTCACAACGCTGTTTGGAGGGGGGCTTGTGCCCTGGTACATCATGCTGACTACATACTTTGGGCTGGCAGACACCTATGCCGTACTGATATTACCTGGTCTTATGACACCTTTTCTCATTATTTTAATGAAAAACTTTATCAAATCTGCGATTCCGGAAGAATTATTCGAATCGGCCAAAATCGATGGCGCGAACGACTTTAGGATCTACTACAGTATCGTGCTGAAGCTTGCTATGCCTGGCATAGCGACTGTCGGTCTGTTCCTTGCTCTGACGTACTGGAACGACTGGTTCATGTCTTCTTTGTTCATTAATGACGTTAGCATGTATCAGCTTCAATACTACTTGTATAACACGATCAATACCATGATGTTCGTTTCTCAAATGGCCACTGGAACCGGTGTAACCCTAGGGCGTGACATTCCGACAGAGTCGACCAAGATGGCAATGGCGATCGTCGTTACTGGACCCATTATTTTCTTATATCCGTTTGTGCAGCGATATTTTGTGAAGGGATTAACGATTGGTGCAGTGAAGGGTTAG
- a CDS encoding tRNA dihydrouridine synthase, translating into MSNEQNFWLDLPKPFFILAPMEDVTDVVFRHVISEAAKPDVFFTEFTNTESYCHPVGKDSVRGRLTFTEDEQPIVAHIWGDKPVFFEQMSIDMKKLGFRGIDLNMGCPAQNVASNGKGAGLILHPEVAAEIIQATKAGGLPVSVKTRLGYSEIDEWRDWLTHILKQDIANLSIHLRTKEEMSKVDAHWELIPEIKKLRDEIAPNTLLTINGDIPDRATGLKLVEQYGVDGVMIGRGIFTNPFAFEKEPKEHSPKDFLNLLLLQLDLHDKYSNELEPRSFKPLLRFFKIYVRGFRGASELRNQLMDTRSTDEVRRLVKTVLEQELE; encoded by the coding sequence ATGAGTAACGAACAAAACTTTTGGCTTGATTTACCGAAGCCGTTTTTTATATTAGCACCAATGGAAGATGTCACAGATGTTGTATTTCGTCACGTCATTAGTGAAGCTGCCAAACCCGACGTATTTTTCACAGAATTCACTAATACAGAAAGCTATTGTCATCCTGTAGGAAAAGACAGTGTACGTGGTCGATTAACGTTCACAGAAGATGAGCAACCAATTGTCGCTCATATTTGGGGTGATAAACCTGTATTTTTTGAACAGATGAGTATTGATATGAAAAAACTTGGTTTTCGCGGTATCGATTTAAACATGGGATGCCCCGCACAAAACGTCGCATCCAATGGTAAAGGTGCTGGATTAATACTACATCCTGAGGTTGCAGCAGAAATTATTCAAGCAACAAAAGCCGGTGGATTGCCGGTTAGTGTTAAAACAAGATTGGGTTACTCTGAGATTGATGAGTGGCGGGATTGGTTAACACATATATTGAAGCAAGATATTGCGAATCTTTCCATTCACCTTCGTACAAAAGAAGAAATGAGTAAAGTAGATGCACACTGGGAGTTAATCCCTGAAATAAAAAAATTACGCGATGAAATTGCTCCAAATACGTTATTAACTATTAATGGAGATATTCCTGACCGCGCAACAGGATTAAAGTTAGTTGAGCAATACGGCGTTGATGGTGTCATGATTGGCCGCGGCATCTTCACCAATCCATTTGCTTTTGAAAAAGAACCTAAAGAACATAGTCCAAAGGATTTTCTCAATTTGCTTCTATTACAGTTGGATCTTCACGATAAATATTCAAATGAACTCGAGCCACGTTCATTTAAACCACTTCTTCGCTTTTTCAAAATCTATGTTCGTGGATTTAGAGGCGCAAGCGAATTAAGAAACCAATTAATGGATACAAGATCAACAGATGAAGTACGTCGTTTAGTAAAAACTGTTTTAGAACAAGAATTAGAATGA
- the deoC gene encoding deoxyribose-phosphate aldolase, whose amino-acid sequence MDVKDILGKVDHTLLDVTATWDDIKNLCDDAMKYQTASVCIPSAYVREAANYVEGKIAICTVIGFPNGYSTQAVKVFEATDAITNGASEIDMVINVGFLKSGRYEEVCDEIRAIKNACGSRVLKVIVETCLLTQEEKVKVCELVTKAGADYIKTSTGFSKAGATKEDVSLFAQNIGENVKIKAAGGIRSLDDAKAFIDLGADRLGTSAIVKIVKGQEVLGY is encoded by the coding sequence ATGGATGTTAAAGATATATTAGGAAAAGTAGATCATACCCTCCTTGATGTTACTGCTACATGGGATGATATAAAGAATTTGTGTGATGATGCGATGAAATACCAGACGGCCAGTGTTTGCATCCCAAGTGCTTATGTTAGAGAAGCTGCAAATTATGTTGAAGGAAAAATAGCAATATGTACAGTTATCGGATTTCCGAATGGTTATAGTACACAAGCCGTTAAAGTATTTGAAGCAACGGATGCAATTACAAATGGAGCATCGGAAATTGATATGGTGATCAATGTGGGCTTCTTAAAAAGTGGACGTTATGAGGAAGTTTGCGACGAAATACGTGCCATTAAAAATGCATGTGGAAGTAGAGTATTAAAGGTTATTGTTGAAACCTGTTTGCTCACCCAAGAGGAAAAAGTGAAAGTATGTGAGCTTGTTACAAAAGCTGGTGCTGATTATATCAAAACATCCACTGGATTTTCAAAAGCTGGAGCAACTAAAGAGGATGTCAGCCTGTTTGCACAGAACATAGGTGAGAACGTGAAGATTAAAGCAGCTGGAGGCATTCGCTCTTTGGATGATGCTAAAGCATTTATCGATTTGGGTGCAGACCGTTTAGGAACTAGTGCCATAGTTAAAATTGTAAAAGGGCAGGAAGTATTGGGGTATTAG
- a CDS encoding DeoR/GlpR family DNA-binding transcription regulator, with protein MDKQERVNTIVSILKNKSGASIKELSHQLDVTEMTVRRDIKYLKENKIVQVVSGAVIYNGSDPNENKQDEYDLTTQKNNRASEKYNIGKLAASLIEPNDIIFIDIGTTTAQIIEHIPSNHSVEIVCCTMNALIEIHKKGFKDFILIGGHYRPELQMFESREGLDLISRTRTTKAFISAAGVNAKLGITCTNSCEVDTKNAAINCALEKILVIDSSKFDMVKSTYFASLNDFDAIVTDRGLSEEWIEKIKQLNISLYLA; from the coding sequence ATGGATAAGCAAGAGAGAGTAAATACAATTGTATCAATCCTAAAAAATAAAAGCGGCGCATCCATCAAAGAACTTTCACATCAACTTGATGTCACAGAAATGACTGTTCGCCGAGATATTAAATATCTAAAAGAAAATAAAATCGTTCAAGTTGTTTCAGGTGCGGTTATTTATAATGGTTCTGACCCTAATGAGAATAAACAAGATGAATATGATTTGACAACTCAAAAAAATAATCGAGCATCAGAAAAATATAATATAGGTAAGTTAGCAGCTTCACTAATCGAGCCTAACGATATTATTTTTATTGATATTGGTACAACAACTGCTCAAATCATCGAACATATTCCGTCAAATCATTCTGTGGAAATTGTTTGCTGTACTATGAACGCATTAATTGAGATTCATAAAAAAGGATTTAAGGATTTTATTCTTATTGGTGGTCATTACCGTCCAGAACTTCAAATGTTTGAAAGCAGAGAAGGGTTGGATTTAATAAGTAGAACACGAACAACAAAAGCATTTATTTCTGCGGCTGGAGTTAATGCTAAATTAGGCATTACTTGCACGAACAGTTGTGAAGTGGACACAAAGAATGCGGCAATTAATTGTGCCCTTGAGAAAATTTTAGTGATTGATTCCTCTAAGTTTGATATGGTTAAATCCACTTACTTTGCTTCGTTAAATGATTTTGATGCGATTGTAACCGATAGAGGTTTATCAGAAGAGTGGATTGAGAAAATCAAACAATTAAATATTTCTCTTTATCTAGCTTAG
- a CDS encoding MFS transporter, whose protein sequence is MTTSRQNALIFSFTFMAFILGTTEYIIVGLLSEISSSLGVTLATAGGLVSGFAIAYAIGTPIMMSLFSRIPKRITILVSLVLILLLNLWSAITGTYSMLLVTRIVTAVLCGFVLSVAITVANEAVDPEKRGKAIATILSGFAVANVFGVPIGTFVGQYFNWPAAFVLNGVLAGIAIALNYAYIPRKLPKPVPSSLKDQIELLTNGRIILAFLIPVTAVGAVFVMYTYITPLLEQVMNIPKSSVSGVLFVYGIATIVSNWIGGKVATGNAVSKLRFVFLIQAVVYIIFSLTASISILGMIVLMMLAVMSSIVSAPAQLYLIDLAKQYSPRSKDLAASLNPVASNLGIAGGSAIGGVVAQHGGLISLPIAASILAISACVIALICYKLDQQTQEGVIAQHHNLT, encoded by the coding sequence ATGACAACATCACGACAGAACGCATTGATTTTCTCGTTTACTTTTATGGCGTTTATTCTGGGTACGACGGAGTATATTATCGTTGGTTTACTCTCGGAAATATCCTCGAGCCTCGGAGTAACGTTAGCGACAGCCGGGGGCTTGGTATCTGGTTTCGCGATCGCTTATGCCATTGGCACACCCATTATGATGTCTTTGTTCAGCCGTATCCCGAAACGGATTACGATTCTTGTATCGCTTGTATTGATTCTGCTGCTGAATTTGTGGAGTGCTATAACTGGAACCTACAGTATGCTGCTAGTGACTAGAATAGTTACTGCTGTACTATGTGGTTTTGTTCTTTCTGTAGCCATTACGGTAGCGAATGAAGCGGTGGACCCGGAGAAAAGAGGCAAAGCGATCGCTACAATTTTGAGCGGTTTCGCTGTTGCGAATGTATTTGGTGTACCGATCGGCACTTTTGTAGGGCAGTATTTCAACTGGCCTGCAGCATTTGTACTAAATGGGGTATTAGCCGGAATTGCCATCGCGCTAAATTATGCCTATATTCCACGCAAACTACCGAAGCCTGTACCTAGCTCACTTAAGGATCAGATCGAACTGCTCACGAATGGACGCATTATTCTTGCGTTTCTCATTCCAGTTACGGCAGTGGGAGCGGTGTTTGTGATGTACACGTACATTACACCATTGCTGGAGCAAGTGATGAATATTCCTAAGAGCTCGGTTAGTGGCGTACTGTTTGTATACGGGATTGCCACGATTGTCAGCAACTGGATTGGAGGCAAGGTTGCAACCGGAAATGCGGTAAGTAAGCTTAGATTCGTATTTCTTATCCAAGCTGTGGTCTATATCATCTTTAGTTTGACCGCATCGATCTCGATTCTAGGAATGATCGTACTAATGATGCTAGCCGTAATGTCGAGTATTGTTAGCGCACCAGCCCAGCTCTATTTGATAGATTTGGCCAAGCAGTATTCACCAAGATCGAAGGACCTAGCTGCATCGTTGAATCCAGTAGCGTCTAACCTGGGAATCGCAGGAGGATCCGCAATTGGTGGAGTGGTTGCCCAGCATGGAGGATTAATCTCCCTTCCTATAGCTGCTTCCATCCTGGCGATATCAGCATGTGTGATTGCTTTGATATGTTATAAGTTGGATCAGCAAACTCAAGAAGGGGTTATTGCTCAGCATCATAACTTAACCTGA
- a CDS encoding MBL fold metallo-hydrolase, with the protein MKVLFHGTAAFEGIPSLFCHCETCKHAKVRGGKNIRTRTSVLIDEILKIDFPADTLLHSIRDSVDMDKVRDLLFTHSHSDHLYPEDLLIRALGYAQFNEEEELHLYGHDLPIKHCSQLLATERHRFQLHNLKPFETVQTQTATITPLLANHDSKETCLLYYIEKDEKAIFYGHDSGWFPKQTWDWLKGKKLDLAILECTTGNAPNCEVHMNVEDTLKTREWLIENFVMKAEGRIVVTHFSHNAHLLHEDLVHIFEPNGITVAFDGMQLDI; encoded by the coding sequence ATGAAGGTTCTTTTTCATGGAACGGCTGCATTTGAAGGGATTCCCTCGTTATTCTGTCATTGCGAGACTTGCAAGCATGCCAAAGTACGTGGTGGAAAAAATATTCGTACACGCACTTCGGTCTTGATTGATGAAATACTTAAGATTGATTTTCCGGCGGACACCTTACTTCATTCCATTCGTGATTCTGTAGATATGGATAAGGTTCGCGATTTATTGTTTACACATTCACATTCCGATCATTTGTATCCTGAAGATTTACTGATTCGTGCGCTTGGTTATGCTCAATTTAATGAAGAGGAAGAACTTCATCTATACGGTCATGATTTGCCTATTAAGCACTGTAGTCAATTGCTTGCCACGGAAAGGCATCGCTTCCAACTTCACAACTTGAAGCCCTTTGAAACCGTACAAACACAAACAGCTACGATTACGCCATTGCTTGCCAATCATGATTCTAAAGAAACTTGTTTATTGTATTACATAGAAAAGGATGAAAAAGCCATTTTCTATGGTCACGACAGCGGTTGGTTTCCCAAACAGACTTGGGACTGGTTGAAAGGGAAAAAACTGGATCTTGCTATTCTAGAATGTACGACTGGGAATGCCCCAAATTGTGAAGTTCACATGAATGTTGAAGATACTCTAAAAACACGGGAATGGTTAATCGAGAATTTTGTTATGAAAGCAGAAGGGCGAATCGTAGTCACTCATTTCTCTCATAATGCTCATCTGTTGCATGAAGATTTGGTTCATATTTTTGAGCCGAATGGGATTACAGTAGCATTTGATGGGATGCAACTGGACATATGA
- a CDS encoding extracellular solute-binding protein, translated as MRKGKKKLLTIGTSLFLTASLFAGCSSNSTNTKEASSESTTNSNSNSNTSTPAPEASEATGIDTSKKVELQFYMLGDAPKDLKLIQDEVNKMALEDLNATVKFNFTTWTDWESKYKLLLSSGQPIDLIFTAEWTNYQSYAVKGAFLPLDDLLPKAAPKLQAYVPQDFWEAVKVDKKIYTVPAIWKEYVNDGIAYREDLRKKYNLPKPESLETLEQYLDGIRKNEPDMLPLADTEVSHVDSIRQMTTKTVNTNDKVPYGLSIMYDTPRDVTSYWGSPQHLEDLKMFRSWQEKGYFMKNMLNIKDSGSDIFAAGKAAAILGSENPNRFGDAVVKVKSLHPDWELGYSPYPNMKGFSSPVHPIHNGFAVPRSSKNPERALAFYEKLVTDKRYNWLTQYGIEGKHFEIEDGKYYKMLGDAQSNGFTREGMNGWAWRNPEFMLFDKSYQAVLDMFDEMDKIAKPNIFQGFGEDWTSYQAEKAALLQVEKQYLYPLNDGMVKDVEAGLKLFMEKAKKAGLDKIQAEYTKQWLQYLDDANIK; from the coding sequence ATGAGAAAAGGAAAAAAGAAATTGTTAACGATCGGCACTTCTTTATTCTTAACTGCAAGTTTGTTTGCTGGCTGCAGTAGTAATAGCACGAATACTAAGGAGGCATCGTCAGAATCAACAACGAATTCGAATTCGAATTCGAATACCAGTACTCCAGCACCAGAAGCATCAGAAGCGACTGGAATCGACACATCCAAGAAAGTAGAGCTTCAGTTCTATATGCTGGGCGATGCCCCAAAGGATTTAAAGCTCATTCAGGATGAAGTTAACAAAATGGCATTAGAAGATTTGAATGCAACCGTCAAATTCAACTTCACAACCTGGACAGACTGGGAGTCGAAGTATAAGCTTCTGTTGTCCTCAGGGCAGCCGATTGACCTGATCTTTACGGCAGAATGGACAAATTACCAGTCATATGCGGTGAAAGGGGCTTTCCTTCCGCTAGATGATCTCCTACCGAAGGCTGCACCTAAGCTACAAGCATATGTACCACAGGATTTCTGGGAAGCAGTCAAGGTTGACAAGAAAATTTACACCGTTCCAGCTATCTGGAAGGAGTATGTAAATGATGGTATTGCCTATCGGGAAGATTTGCGTAAAAAGTATAATTTGCCAAAGCCGGAATCACTCGAAACGCTAGAGCAGTATTTGGATGGCATACGCAAAAATGAACCGGATATGCTACCTCTGGCGGATACTGAGGTTAGTCATGTAGATTCCATCCGTCAAATGACTACTAAAACTGTGAATACCAACGATAAAGTTCCATATGGACTTAGCATCATGTATGACACTCCAAGAGACGTAACCAGCTATTGGGGCTCTCCGCAGCATTTGGAAGATTTAAAAATGTTCAGGAGTTGGCAAGAAAAAGGGTACTTTATGAAGAATATGCTGAACATTAAAGATAGTGGTAGTGATATATTTGCTGCCGGTAAAGCCGCAGCAATTTTGGGAAGTGAGAATCCTAACCGCTTTGGTGATGCTGTTGTCAAAGTGAAATCACTGCATCCGGATTGGGAGCTAGGCTATTCCCCGTATCCGAACATGAAAGGATTCTCTTCACCCGTTCACCCGATTCATAATGGCTTTGCAGTTCCACGCAGCAGCAAAAACCCAGAGAGAGCTCTTGCTTTCTATGAGAAATTGGTAACGGATAAACGCTACAATTGGCTGACGCAATACGGTATTGAAGGCAAGCATTTTGAAATTGAAGATGGGAAATATTATAAAATGCTTGGTGATGCCCAATCAAATGGATTCACAAGAGAAGGTATGAATGGATGGGCATGGAGAAATCCGGAGTTCATGTTGTTTGATAAGAGCTATCAAGCTGTGTTAGACATGTTCGATGAAATGGATAAGATAGCAAAACCGAATATTTTCCAAGGTTTCGGAGAGGATTGGACGTCTTATCAAGCAGAGAAGGCGGCCCTTCTACAAGTTGAAAAGCAATACTTATATCCTTTGAATGATGGTATGGTTAAGGATGTTGAAGCCGGCTTGAAGTTATTTATGGAAAAGGCGAAAAAAGCTGGTCTCGATAAAATTCAAGCGGAATACACGAAGCAATGGTTGCAGTATTTGGATGATGCAAATATTAAGTGA
- a CDS encoding DMT family transporter, protein MISMAFFLVLFSGITHAVWNLFTKRSLNKYVFLWSIHIVGTLALLPYFIIELLQVELHAETLGYMAISALFQGSYFIFLSKSYSYGDLSQTYPIMRGTGVMLVTLLSVVLFGDSLTLVGWIGFCCIIVGLFIISGIVNRHANQGKTTHSISIFYAIVVGMCVAGYTLMDKLIVQQLSPLSTLELSNINYVIVAFFMVIRAGRAQIIREWQQNWKMILIGCICSPASYFMFLMAMKLAPLASIAPIREIGTVVGTILGILVLKEKQGVRRIIMSAVITCGIISIAIWG, encoded by the coding sequence ATGATTTCAATGGCATTCTTTTTAGTTTTATTTTCAGGTATTACCCATGCGGTATGGAACCTATTTACAAAGAGAAGTCTGAATAAATACGTATTTCTCTGGTCGATTCATATTGTTGGTACACTTGCTCTATTACCTTATTTTATTATTGAGCTGCTTCAAGTTGAGCTTCATGCGGAGACACTTGGCTATATGGCGATATCTGCTTTATTTCAAGGGTCGTACTTCATTTTCCTCTCTAAATCGTATTCCTATGGTGATTTATCGCAGACCTATCCAATCATGCGAGGGACTGGTGTCATGCTAGTGACCTTGTTAAGTGTTGTGTTATTCGGGGATTCCTTAACTCTAGTAGGCTGGATAGGCTTTTGTTGTATCATAGTAGGGCTCTTTATTATTAGTGGAATCGTTAATCGTCATGCAAATCAAGGGAAAACGACTCATTCTATATCCATTTTTTATGCAATTGTAGTAGGGATGTGTGTTGCAGGCTATACATTAATGGACAAACTAATTGTCCAGCAATTATCTCCACTATCAACGCTTGAATTATCCAATATTAATTATGTAATCGTCGCTTTCTTCATGGTCATAAGAGCCGGTCGTGCACAAATTATAAGAGAATGGCAACAAAACTGGAAAATGATCTTGATTGGTTGTATTTGCTCGCCAGCTTCTTATTTTATGTTTCTGATGGCAATGAAGCTTGCTCCACTAGCTTCAATTGCGCCAATACGAGAAATTGGAACGGTTGTAGGTACGATTCTTGGCATACTTGTACTAAAAGAGAAGCAAGGAGTGCGAAGAATTATCATGTCGGCTGTGATTACCTGTGGGATCATCTCCATTGCCATATGGGGATAA